The genomic stretch GAAGCAGGGGCACCAGCGCGCTCCCGATGTAGCCACAGCCGCCGGTGACGAGGAGGTCCATCACGACTCCAGGGCGTCCGGCAGGAACCGGTCCTCGTGGGCTTCGACGACGTCCCGACGCTCGACCATCGCGCCGAGCACGTCCCGCATCCCGGCCTCGAAGTCCACGGCGCTCCCGTCGATCAGGTCGTCGTATCGCTCGTGAGCGATCTCCATCTGGTGGGTCTCGTCCTCCTCGCGTGGGTTCTCGACGTGTTCCACGGTTATGTCGAGGTCGTACTCCGCACCGACGTCGGCGATGGTCTCGGCGATCTCGACGATGGCGATCGCCCGCGTGGTCTGGTTGTAGACCGTATGCGAATCGGGCCGGTCGTCGGGGTCGACGAGCGCGAGCCGTGCGAGCCCCTCGACCGTGTCCTCGAGGCTCACGAACGGTTTTCGCTGCTCGCCCTTGCCGTAGACGGTGAGGGGATAGCCCGCGACCGCCTGGGCCGCGAAGCGGTGGGCGACGACCCCGAAGTAGTAATCGAAGTCCAGTCTGGTAGCGAGCCGGTCGTCGGCCCGCGTCTCCTCGGTGCCCGCGCCGTAGACGATGGCGGTTCGGACGTCGCTGACCGGGATGTCGAACTGTTTGTGGGCCAATCGAAGGTTGGCGGCGTCGTGGGACTTCGAGAGGTGATACCAGCTCCCCGCCATCGCCGGGAACGGCACCTCGTCGCGCTCGCCGTCGTTCTCCATCGTCGCGCCGCCCTCCGGGATCGGGAACTCGGGCGCACCGTAGACCCCCGTGGTGGTGGTCTCGATGAAGTGGGTGTCCGAGAGCCCGGCCTCGTGGAGTCCCCAGAGGAGGTTCCGGGTGGCCTGCATGTTGTTGTGCTGGGTGAAGTTCGCCCGCTCGCC from Halococcus hamelinensis 100A6 encodes the following:
- a CDS encoding NAD-dependent epimerase/dehydratase family protein, with amino-acid sequence MSIIVTGADGYVGWPTALRIADRTDQRVICVDNGGRREWVASVGGVSTTTIASIEERVAAAAEHGYRNLSFVEGDLADRAFVDQLLAVHEPTAVVHTAAQPSAPYSQIDGERANFTQHNNMQATRNLLWGLHEAGLSDTHFIETTTTGVYGAPEFPIPEGGATMENDGERDEVPFPAMAGSWYHLSKSHDAANLRLAHKQFDIPVSDVRTAIVYGAGTEETRADDRLATRLDFDYYFGVVAHRFAAQAVAGYPLTVYGKGEQRKPFVSLEDTVEGLARLALVDPDDRPDSHTVYNQTTRAIAIVEIAETIADVGAEYDLDITVEHVENPREEDETHQMEIAHERYDDLIDGSAVDFEAGMRDVLGAMVERRDVVEAHEDRFLPDALES